From Desulfovibrio legallii, one genomic window encodes:
- a CDS encoding cobyrinate a,c-diamide synthase, with protein sequence MRASGPGLAAPPGCVVAGTGSASGKTTLTLALLCALRARGLNVHAAKTGPDFIDVAFHAALTGRPAANLDTWMCREARPASRPGAGRGLPPGLVRLYARLAAPDADGRPPDLIVAEGAMGLFDGGHKGAGSTAQLAARLGLPVLLCLHAGGLGQSAAAVAEGFLRHRPAWAAREAPLSFLGLVCTHVGSPRHAALLRAALAPLRRELPLLGLLPREGAPDLRSRHLGLVEAREALPQVDPAALACWLEQNCRLDLLLRRLGLAPRRAAQKAPGKGPAPAAPHTAARQAAPVTRFFAAAGQLPPDLPAPAGAAAVQAAATRPRPRAARRPVVGLAWDAAFSFCYADLPALWQELGARVVVFSPLQDKAPPPDCAGLYFPGGYPELHAAALAANTAFRAALVRLAREGRPVYGECGGYIYLMRSLRLQGQDYPMSGLLPLSCTLSDRRAALGYRAALALPGWPAPPGPQAHAAPLWTRGHEYHYAAENGPLPPACRPLWRLYDSAGVLLREEGCRLGCAAGSWLHCYPEGSRRFWRAWLRALPRI encoded by the coding sequence GTGCGCGCGTCCGGCCCCGGCCTCGCCGCGCCCCCCGGCTGCGTGGTGGCCGGCACGGGCAGCGCCAGCGGCAAAACCACCCTTACGCTGGCCCTGCTCTGCGCCCTGCGCGCCAGGGGCCTGAACGTGCACGCCGCCAAAACCGGCCCGGATTTCATTGACGTGGCCTTCCACGCCGCGCTCACGGGCCGCCCCGCCGCCAACCTGGATACCTGGATGTGCCGCGAGGCACGCCCCGCCTCACGTCCGGGCGCTGGGCGCGGCCTGCCCCCCGGCCTGGTCAGGCTGTACGCCCGCCTTGCCGCGCCGGATGCGGACGGCCGCCCCCCTGACCTCATTGTGGCGGAAGGGGCCATGGGCCTTTTTGACGGCGGGCACAAAGGTGCGGGCAGTACGGCCCAGCTGGCGGCCCGCCTGGGCCTGCCCGTGCTGCTCTGCCTGCACGCCGGGGGCCTGGGGCAGTCTGCCGCGGCCGTGGCCGAAGGCTTTTTGCGCCACCGTCCTGCCTGGGCGGCCCGCGAGGCACCCCTCTCCTTTCTGGGCCTTGTCTGCACCCATGTGGGCAGCCCGCGCCACGCCGCCTTGCTGCGCGCGGCCCTGGCCCCCCTGCGCAGGGAGCTTCCCCTGCTGGGCCTTCTGCCGCGCGAGGGCGCGCCGGATCTGCGCTCCCGCCATCTGGGCCTGGTGGAGGCCCGCGAGGCCCTGCCCCAGGTGGACCCGGCGGCCCTGGCCTGCTGGCTGGAGCAAAACTGCCGCCTGGACCTGCTGCTGCGCCGCCTGGGGCTTGCGCCGCGGCGCGCCGCACAAAAAGCGCCGGGCAAAGGCCCTGCGCCCGCCGCGCCCCACACCGCCGCACGGCAGGCCGCCCCGGTCACGCGCTTTTTTGCCGCCGCCGGGCAGCTGCCCCCGGATCTGCCCGCCCCGGCCGGGGCCGCTGCCGTGCAGGCCGCCGCAACCCGCCCGCGGCCCCGCGCGGCGCGCCGCCCTGTTGTCGGCCTGGCCTGGGACGCGGCCTTCAGCTTCTGCTATGCGGATCTGCCCGCCCTCTGGCAGGAGCTGGGCGCGCGGGTGGTCGTCTTTTCTCCCCTGCAGGACAAAGCCCCGCCCCCGGACTGTGCGGGCCTCTACTTTCCCGGCGGCTATCCGGAGCTGCACGCCGCGGCCCTGGCGGCCAACACGGCCTTCCGCGCGGCATTGGTCCGTCTGGCGCGGGAGGGCCGTCCCGTCTACGGCGAATGCGGCGGCTATATCTACCTCATGCGCTCTCTGCGGCTGCAAGGGCAGGATTACCCCATGAGCGGCCTGCTGCCCCTGAGCTGCACCCTCTCCGACCGCCGCGCGGCCCTGGGCTACCGCGCCGCCCTGGCCTTGCCGGGCTGGCCGGCGCCCCCCGGCCCCCAGGCCCACGCCGCCCCCCTCTGGACGCGGGGGCACGAATACCACTATGCTGCGGAGAACGGCCCCCTGCCCCCCGCCTGCCGCCCCCTCTGGCGTCTGTACGACAGCGCGGGCGTCCTGCTGCGGGAGGAGGGCTGCCGCCTGGGCTGCGCGGCCGGATCCTGGCTGCACTGCTATCCTGAAGGCTCCCGCCGTTTCTGGCGGGCCTGGCTGCGCGCCCTGCCCCGCATCTGA
- a CDS encoding chemotaxis protein encodes MAQTNILLETGTNELEIVEFFVNQDGYEAHYGLNVAKVVEIGRRQPVTAMPEMRHKALLGAFLHRNGRIVPLIDMAQFLGSGPITNEDAKVIVTEFNKVCTGFLVSGVNRIYRLSWTDVEAPGQFLQNMSRSSITGVVRLEERVIFLLDLEAIVAELHPAMALRFDGAALTEQDGKTYRILHVDDSSSIRSLLLDLLNKEGRFVVEQRVNGQEAWKYLQELRDRSQQEDRPIFDYVQGVITDIEMPAMDGLALCKHIKEDPVLRRLPVAIFSSMINESLSRKCAVVGADAQYTKPDLKALSVKLHELITRLLVEAKA; translated from the coding sequence ATGGCCCAGACCAATATCCTGCTGGAAACCGGCACCAACGAGCTGGAAATCGTCGAGTTTTTCGTCAACCAGGACGGCTACGAGGCCCACTACGGCCTCAACGTGGCTAAGGTTGTGGAGATCGGCCGCCGCCAGCCAGTGACGGCCATGCCCGAAATGCGCCACAAGGCCCTGCTGGGGGCCTTCCTGCACCGCAACGGACGCATCGTGCCGCTTATTGACATGGCCCAGTTTCTGGGCAGCGGCCCCATCACCAATGAGGACGCCAAGGTTATTGTCACCGAGTTCAACAAGGTCTGCACGGGTTTCCTGGTCTCCGGCGTCAACCGCATCTACCGCCTGAGCTGGACGGATGTGGAGGCCCCCGGCCAGTTCCTGCAGAACATGAGCCGCAGTTCCATCACCGGCGTGGTGCGCCTGGAAGAACGGGTCATCTTCCTGCTGGACCTGGAAGCCATTGTGGCCGAGCTGCACCCGGCCATGGCCCTGCGCTTTGACGGCGCGGCGCTTACCGAGCAGGACGGCAAAACCTACCGCATCCTGCATGTGGACGATTCCAGCAGCATTCGCTCCCTGCTGCTGGATCTGCTCAACAAGGAAGGCCGCTTCGTGGTGGAGCAGCGCGTCAACGGGCAGGAAGCCTGGAAATACCTGCAGGAGCTGCGTGACCGCAGCCAGCAGGAAGACCGGCCCATTTTCGACTATGTGCAGGGCGTCATCACGGACATTGAAATGCCCGCCATGGACGGCCTGGCCCTGTGCAAGCACATCAAGGAAGACCCCGTGCTGCGCAGGCTGCCCGTGGCCATCTTTTCTTCCATGATCAACGAAAGCCTCTCCCGCAAGTGCGCCGTGGTGGGTGCGGACGCCCAGTACACCAAGCCGGACCTCAAGGCCCTTTCCGTCAAGCTGCACGAGCTGATCACCCGCCTGCTGGTCGAGGCCAAGGCCTGA
- a CDS encoding UbiX family flavin prenyltransferase, translating to MGEYGVHGDGRGAEAAGQPARDIVVGVSGASGMALAECALRLLARMAGVRVHCIVSQGARAVLRAECGAGPERLTAHAAEVYAPEDLGAGPASGSWWRRGPVPAAMLVAPCSMGTLGALASGATRNLLQRAADVALKERLPLVLVTRESPLSAVHLRNMLALQEAGAVIMPFSPGFYLRPQSLDELLRQACGRIFDQLGLPHQLGRWGDAPTAG from the coding sequence ATGGGCGAATATGGTGTGCATGGCGATGGACGCGGCGCTGAGGCCGCAGGGCAGCCCGCGCGCGACATCGTGGTGGGCGTGAGCGGGGCCAGCGGCATGGCGCTGGCCGAATGCGCGCTGCGGCTGCTGGCCCGCATGGCGGGGGTGCGCGTGCACTGCATTGTTTCACAGGGCGCGCGGGCCGTGCTGCGGGCCGAATGCGGGGCCGGGCCGGAGCGGCTTACGGCCCACGCGGCAGAAGTTTATGCCCCGGAGGATCTGGGGGCCGGGCCGGCCAGCGGATCCTGGTGGCGGCGCGGTCCTGTTCCGGCGGCCATGCTGGTGGCCCCTTGCTCCATGGGCACTCTGGGCGCTCTGGCCAGCGGGGCCACGCGCAATCTGCTGCAGCGTGCGGCGGACGTGGCCCTTAAGGAGCGGCTCCCGCTGGTGCTGGTCACGCGGGAGAGCCCGCTTTCCGCCGTGCATCTGCGCAATATGCTCGCGCTGCAGGAGGCCGGGGCCGTGATCATGCCTTTTTCGCCGGGGTTTTATCTGCGGCCGCAGTCGTTGGATGAACTGTTGCGCCAGGCCTGCGGCCGCATTTTTGACCAGCTGGGGCTGCCGCACCAGCTGGGGCGCTGGGGGGACGCGCCGACGGCGGGCTGA
- a CDS encoding TIGR00269 family protein encodes MKCKICKAEAVVALRSHNAAFCPACYKDFFARQVARGIEGQGLFTREERVLVALSGGKDSLALMLELARQGYNVTGLHIDLGIPGSSAAARGVTERFCARHGLRLMVREMAAEGLAIPLVKARLHRPICSACGKIKRYFFNKVAMDEGFDALATGHNLDDEAARLFSNALRWDTAYLSDQGPRLDSESGFVRKVKPLWRLTEFETANYAFLMGIENHYAPCPYSPGASFSVLKGLLQQLEAAMPGRKLDFYQGFLARGRPVFARREAEQGQELRPCPQCGYPTSSGDLCGVCRIRAALRDAATDMPSGESVMA; translated from the coding sequence TTCTGCCCCGCGTGCTACAAGGATTTTTTTGCCCGGCAGGTGGCGCGCGGCATTGAGGGACAGGGGCTTTTCACCCGTGAGGAGCGGGTGCTGGTGGCGCTTTCCGGCGGCAAGGATTCGCTGGCGCTCATGCTGGAGCTGGCCCGCCAGGGCTATAACGTTACGGGCCTGCACATTGATCTGGGCATTCCCGGTTCTTCGGCGGCTGCGCGGGGCGTGACGGAGCGGTTCTGCGCCAGGCACGGCCTGCGGCTCATGGTCAGAGAAATGGCGGCTGAAGGCCTGGCTATTCCGCTGGTCAAGGCGCGCCTGCACCGCCCCATCTGTTCGGCCTGCGGCAAGATCAAGCGCTATTTTTTCAATAAGGTGGCTATGGACGAAGGCTTTGACGCCCTGGCCACGGGGCACAACCTGGACGACGAGGCGGCGCGTTTGTTCAGCAACGCCCTGCGCTGGGATACGGCCTACCTTTCGGACCAGGGGCCGCGCCTGGACAGCGAGAGCGGTTTTGTGCGCAAGGTCAAGCCCCTCTGGCGGCTTACGGAATTTGAGACGGCCAACTACGCCTTCCTCATGGGCATAGAGAACCATTATGCGCCCTGCCCCTACAGCCCTGGGGCCAGTTTCAGCGTGCTCAAAGGGCTGCTGCAGCAGCTGGAGGCGGCCATGCCCGGCCGCAAGCTGGATTTTTATCAGGGTTTTCTGGCCCGCGGACGCCCGGTCTTTGCCCGGCGCGAGGCCGAGCAGGGGCAGGAGCTGCGGCCCTGCCCGCAGTGCGGGTATCCCACGTCTTCGGGCGACCTCTGCGGGGTGTGCCGCATCCGGGCCGCCCTGCGGGACGCGGCGACGGACATGCCCTCCGGGGAAAGCGTGATGGCGTAA
- a CDS encoding precorrin-8X methylmutase encodes MPPRHPGPTAGQSTAQATAQATAQATAPATAHPRQSPPGTGTDAARELALDPAHTPAAIEARSFAVIDAEIPEPRPFSGPLWQVARRCIHTLGDTEILPDLRLSAQGLRNGVAALLRGCTVFTDTRMAAAGLPLRRLTPLGVRVMPIMSLPGLEALARTRDTTRTRAGLELLAPRMGGQIVAIGNAPTALLGLLDALAAGAPAPALIVGMPVGFVNAAQSKALLHQSPWPHFTLLGRKGGSALAAACVNALAEIALKEKKGETLHP; translated from the coding sequence ATGCCCCCACGCCATCCCGGCCCCACAGCGGGTCAATCCACAGCACAGGCCACAGCACAGGCCACAGCACAGGCCACAGCACCGGCCACAGCACACCCCCGGCAATCGCCCCCCGGAACCGGCACGGACGCCGCGCGCGAGCTTGCGCTGGATCCGGCCCACACCCCCGCGGCCATTGAGGCCCGCTCCTTTGCGGTCATCGACGCCGAAATCCCGGAGCCGCGCCCCTTTTCCGGCCCTCTCTGGCAGGTGGCCCGGCGCTGCATCCACACCCTGGGCGATACGGAAATTCTCCCCGACCTGCGCCTGAGCGCCCAGGGCCTGCGCAATGGCGTTGCAGCCCTGCTGCGCGGCTGCACGGTTTTTACCGATACCCGCATGGCTGCCGCCGGGCTGCCCTTGCGCCGCCTGACCCCCCTGGGCGTCAGGGTCATGCCCATTATGAGCCTGCCCGGTCTGGAAGCGCTGGCCAGAACCCGCGACACCACGCGCACCCGCGCCGGGCTGGAGCTGCTGGCCCCCCGCATGGGCGGACAGATCGTGGCCATCGGCAATGCCCCCACCGCCCTTCTGGGCCTGCTGGACGCCCTGGCCGCGGGCGCGCCCGCTCCCGCCCTGATCGTCGGCATGCCCGTGGGCTTCGTCAACGCCGCTCAGTCCAAGGCCCTGCTCCACCAAAGCCCCTGGCCCCACTTCACCCTCCTGGGCCGTAAGGGCGGTTCCGCCCTGGCCGCCGCCTGCGTCAACGCTCTGGCCGAAATCGCCCTGAAAGAAAAAAAAGGGGAAACATTGCACCCTTGA